The following proteins are co-located in the Microbacterium sp. SORGH_AS_0888 genome:
- a CDS encoding amino acid ABC transporter ATP-binding protein, with product MTSQSIAPIVSAKNVTRALGGRQVLNDVSLDVQPGEVVVLVGPSGAGKTTFLRTMNGLESIDGGELAIAGQPMGYRVTPGGRRLAATRSALRRQRQEIGFVFQHFNLFPHMTALENIWHAPVRVRGVDKRDAVAQAQALLERVGLGDKGDARPSKLSGGQQQRVAIARALAMKPRLMLFDEPTSALDPEMIGEVLDVMKELAADHMTMVVVTHEMGFAREVADRVVVMDAGTIIEIAPPSRLFTAPEHPRTQAFLSKIL from the coding sequence TTGACCAGTCAGAGCATTGCGCCGATCGTCAGCGCGAAGAACGTCACCCGAGCGCTCGGCGGGCGCCAGGTGCTCAACGACGTCTCCTTGGACGTGCAGCCGGGAGAGGTCGTCGTCCTGGTCGGCCCGTCGGGAGCCGGCAAGACGACCTTCCTCCGCACGATGAACGGGCTCGAGAGCATCGACGGCGGCGAACTGGCGATCGCGGGCCAGCCGATGGGCTACCGGGTCACGCCGGGCGGTCGCCGCCTCGCCGCCACGCGCTCCGCGCTGCGGCGTCAGCGGCAGGAGATCGGGTTCGTCTTCCAGCACTTCAACCTCTTCCCGCACATGACGGCGCTCGAGAACATCTGGCACGCCCCCGTCCGGGTGCGCGGCGTCGACAAGCGCGACGCCGTCGCGCAGGCCCAGGCGCTCTTGGAGCGCGTCGGCCTGGGCGACAAGGGCGACGCGCGTCCGAGCAAGCTCTCGGGCGGTCAGCAACAGCGCGTGGCGATCGCACGAGCGCTCGCGATGAAACCCCGTCTGATGCTCTTCGATGAGCCGACCAGCGCCCTCGATCCCGAGATGATCGGCGAGGTCCTCGACGTCATGAAAGAGCTCGCCGCCGACCACATGACCATGGTCGTCGTCACTCACGAGATGGGCTTCGCCCGCGAAGTGGCCGATCGCGTCGTGGTGATGGATGCCGGAACGATCATCGAGATCGCGCCTCCGAGCCGTCTGTTCACCGCCCCCGAGCATCCCCGAACGCAGGCATTCCTCTCGAAGATCCTGTGA
- a CDS encoding amino acid ABC transporter permease, whose amino-acid sequence MTVNFDWGFFWKNLLTPGVPFLQGLALTVIISVLAMAGALVVGLVIAMMRRSTFGPLRVVASLYIWLIRGTPLLVQLVIIYTGFAAANVFRFQDVDLGGILVKAAIQAAIVGLIMNESAYISEIIRAGLDSVPVGQAEAAQALGMSGMSAMRWIILPQSLRLMVPPLGNSFNGLMKSTSILSVIGVSEMFLVTQSISAATFRTFEIFAVVAIYYLALTTIWTVIQSAIEKKLNARAGIVSTASTWQRLFGGRRATPLNPLAPLPAQES is encoded by the coding sequence GTGACGGTGAACTTCGACTGGGGCTTCTTCTGGAAGAACCTGCTCACACCGGGCGTCCCGTTCCTGCAGGGACTGGCGCTGACCGTCATCATCTCGGTGCTCGCGATGGCGGGCGCCCTCGTCGTCGGCCTCGTCATCGCGATGATGCGCCGGTCGACGTTCGGCCCTCTGCGGGTGGTCGCGAGCCTGTACATCTGGCTCATCCGCGGGACGCCCCTGCTCGTGCAGCTCGTGATCATCTACACCGGATTCGCCGCGGCGAACGTGTTCCGCTTCCAGGACGTCGACCTCGGCGGGATCCTGGTCAAGGCGGCCATCCAGGCGGCGATCGTCGGGTTGATCATGAACGAGAGCGCGTACATCTCGGAGATCATCCGTGCGGGTCTGGACTCGGTTCCCGTCGGACAGGCCGAGGCGGCACAGGCGCTCGGCATGTCGGGGATGTCGGCGATGCGCTGGATCATCCTGCCCCAGTCGTTGCGCCTGATGGTTCCGCCGCTCGGGAACTCGTTCAACGGGCTCATGAAGAGCACCTCGATCCTCAGCGTCATCGGCGTCTCCGAGATGTTCCTGGTCACCCAGAGCATCAGCGCCGCCACCTTCCGCACCTTCGAGATCTTCGCCGTGGTCGCGATCTACTACCTCGCGCTCACCACCATCTGGACGGTGATCCAGAGCGCGATCGAGAAGAAGCTGAACGCCCGGGCCGGCATCGTCTCGACGGCCTCGACGTGGCAGCGGCTGTTCGGGGGCCGGCGCGCCACGCCCCTGAACCCGCTCGCCCCGCTGCCCGCACAGGAGTCGTGA
- a CDS encoding ABC transporter substrate-binding protein — protein sequence MHTITRTAVATVAVGIAALGLAACSSATAPATDPASAVATVAPTALRAPGTLSICTTNLGSPPNITTDESGTLIGSEIDLAKAISGRLGLTPDFVTVDFSALIPSLQAKQCDVIMASLYIKPERKEVVDFVPYLTSATGVAVKDGANNGITGLDDSLCGKKVMVTVGTTAQDLADTQSTACTTAGKKPLDISTNNQATVGFQQLISGQLDAYIDSAELIGYYQSQGTAGISLVGTPSSPIDIGAATLKGNTELHSALQTAFDDLVATGDYTTILSKWGQQSLAYTGSK from the coding sequence ATGCACACCATCACCCGCACCGCCGTGGCCACCGTTGCCGTCGGCATCGCCGCCCTCGGCCTGGCCGCCTGCAGCTCGGCCACCGCACCGGCCACGGATCCGGCATCCGCCGTCGCCACCGTCGCACCCACGGCGCTGCGCGCTCCGGGCACGCTGTCGATCTGCACCACCAACCTGGGGTCGCCGCCCAACATCACCACCGACGAGTCGGGCACCCTCATCGGCAGCGAGATCGATCTGGCCAAGGCGATCTCGGGTCGGCTCGGCCTCACTCCCGACTTCGTGACCGTCGACTTCTCGGCGCTGATCCCGAGCCTGCAGGCCAAGCAGTGCGACGTGATCATGGCCTCGCTGTACATCAAGCCCGAGCGGAAAGAGGTCGTCGACTTCGTGCCGTATCTCACCTCCGCGACGGGCGTCGCGGTGAAGGACGGTGCGAACAACGGCATCACGGGCCTCGACGACTCGCTGTGCGGCAAGAAGGTCATGGTCACGGTGGGCACCACCGCACAGGACCTCGCGGACACGCAGTCGACCGCCTGCACGACCGCAGGCAAGAAGCCTCTCGACATCAGCACGAACAACCAGGCCACCGTGGGCTTCCAGCAGCTGATCAGCGGTCAGCTCGACGCGTACATCGATTCGGCCGAGCTCATCGGCTACTACCAGAGCCAGGGCACGGCGGGCATCTCGCTGGTGGGGACGCCCTCGTCGCCGATCGACATCGGCGCGGCCACCCTCAAGGGCAACACCGAGCTGCACTCGGCTCTGCAGACCGCGTTCGACGACCTCGTCGCCACCGGGGACTACACGACGATCCTCAGCAAGTGGGGACAGCAGTCCCTCGCCTACACGGGAAGCAAGTGA
- a CDS encoding TetR/AcrR family transcriptional regulator: MEEVGTRQQILVQAARLFGKHGYYGTTTREIADAVGIRQPSLFYHFAAKHVILAELVDADLTQTFGRLREARALDASWAERFHFFLTISSHDYLTLPYDARGYYSDAIFTEPEFEGQRHEIARFHEEVRLMVEQGIRAGEFMPIDAEFVQRAITGLQFEGMRERETSASAPVANRPLQVSDFILRAILVDPFRLDSVRATTQSRLDGTVAFAS; encoded by the coding sequence ATGGAGGAGGTCGGGACGCGGCAGCAGATCCTCGTGCAGGCGGCTCGACTCTTCGGCAAGCACGGCTACTACGGGACCACGACCCGCGAGATCGCCGACGCCGTCGGGATTCGACAGCCGTCGCTGTTCTACCACTTCGCCGCGAAGCACGTCATCCTCGCCGAACTGGTCGATGCCGACCTGACGCAGACCTTCGGGCGCCTCAGAGAGGCGCGCGCCCTCGACGCCTCGTGGGCGGAGCGCTTCCACTTCTTCCTGACGATCAGCTCGCACGACTACTTGACTCTTCCGTACGATGCGCGCGGCTACTACAGCGACGCGATCTTCACGGAACCCGAGTTCGAGGGGCAGCGGCACGAGATCGCGCGTTTCCACGAAGAGGTCCGGTTGATGGTCGAGCAGGGCATCCGCGCGGGTGAGTTCATGCCGATCGATGCCGAGTTCGTGCAGCGTGCGATCACCGGACTGCAGTTCGAGGGAATGCGCGAACGCGAGACCAGTGCGTCGGCGCCGGTCGCGAATCGTCCTCTGCAGGTGTCCGACTTCATCCTCCGCGCCATCCTGGTTGACCCGTTCCGCCTGGATTCCGTCCGCGCCACCACGCAGTCGCGTCTGGATGGCACCGTCGCCTTCGCCTCCTGA